Proteins found in one Carcharodon carcharias isolate sCarCar2 chromosome 8, sCarCar2.pri, whole genome shotgun sequence genomic segment:
- the LOC121281469 gene encoding histone H2B type 1-L-like, which translates to MPEVAAVAKGNASHKASKLTLTKVTKKLPKKRRKSRKQNYSTCVYRVLTQIYPSIRISSKVMSGMNSLIVNIFECTVSESSHLIHYKCHTISAKEIQSAIRLMLPGELAKHAVSKGTKMVTKYTNSILVDHSIDY; encoded by the coding sequence ATGCCTGAGGTGGCAGCTGTGGCGAAGGGTAATGCTTCCCACAAGGCATCGAAACTGACGCTGACTAAAGTCACTAAGAAGCTGCCTAAGAAGCGGAGAAAATCTCGCAAGCAGAACTATTCCACTTGCGTATACAGGGTGCTGACTCAGATCTACCCTTCTATCAGGATCTCGTCCAAGGTCATGAGTGGTATGAATTCCCTCATTGTCAACATTTTCGAGTGCACTGTCTCCGAGTCttcgcacctcattcactacaagtgccacaccatctcagccaagGAGATCCAGAGCGCCATccgcctcatgctgccaggggaactggccaaacacgcTGTCTCCAAAGGCACCAAAAtggtcaccaaatacaccaactccaTTTTGGTCGATCATTCTATAGATTATTAA